The following proteins come from a genomic window of Ochotona princeps isolate mOchPri1 chromosome 14, mOchPri1.hap1, whole genome shotgun sequence:
- the LOC131481844 gene encoding NUT family member 2G-like, with protein sequence MPVVTAEAAACGPNGAGNLNILLQLSTQGQVVEPPRSQTLVFHQAPLNWSVQGALCAQAQNPAPALLQTSSLQPGVPAPTIRRAQGTQRGWTQALAPPAPPTPVQTAPTLCPADNGPPQQGANTEGSFPTSKDKAPSGDSSVYKNFRRWQHFKTLARRHLPHSPDAEALACFLIPVLRTLAQRKPSMPLDDGMRIAMREWQHKSNFDRMIYHEMAEKFTEFEAEEEIQIQNLAWKKENLCQPPPTPQQPAPPGPPSPVALQQPEHAHRKSSSKVLPTKPLPQRHQASRNRTPKEIPPEAVSEYMDIMDALLELQPSASGQPSEQPEEDAMLEPQQEGLGPDPDLLTYLDELCSQDDFVTKVEAIIHPRFLAELLSPNPQLDLVALAQELDKDKDKDKDKDKD encoded by the exons ATGCCTGTGGTGACAGCagaggctgctgcctgtggcccaaATGGGGCTGGGAACCTCAACATCCTCCTCCAGTTGAGCACTCAAGGCCAAGTGGTGGAGCCTCCACGCTCTCAGACCTTGGTCTTTCATCAAGCCCCTCTCAACTGGAGTGTCCAGGGGGCCCTCTGCGCACAAGCTCAGAACCCTGCTCCCGCACTGCTGCAGACCTCCTCCCTGCAGCCAGGAGTGCCTGCACCAACCATAAGGAGGGCCCAGGGCACCCAGCGGGGCTGGACACAGGCCCTGGCCCCTCCAGCTCCACCAACGCCTGTCCAGACGGCTCCCACGCTCTGCCCCGCAGACAACGGGCCTCCACAACAGGGAGCAAACACAGAGGGCTCCTTTCCTACTTCCAAGGACAAAGCTCCATCGGGGGATTCCAGCGTCTACAAGAACTTCCGGCGCTGGCAGCATTTCAAGACCCTGGCCCGCAGGCACCTCCCACACAGCCCTGATGCTGAAGCTCTAGCCTGCTTCCTCAT CCCGGTGCTGCGCACACTGGCCCAGAGGAAGCCCAGCATGCCACTGGATGATGGCATGCGGATTGCCATGCGGGAATGGCAGCACAAGAGCAACTTTGACCGCATGATCTACCATGAAATGGCAGAAAA GTTCACGGAGTTTGaggcagaggaggagatacaaattCAAAACCTGGCGTGGAAGAAAGAGAACCTGTGCCAGCCCCCACCAACACCACAGCAGCCGGCTCCTCCTGGGCCCCCAAGCCCTGTGGCCCTCCAGCAACCAG AGCATGCCCACAGGAAGAGCAGCTCCAAGGTTCTGCCCACCAAACCCTTGCCACAAAGACACCAGGCCTCTCGGAACAGGACACCCAAGGAGATCCCTCCAGAGGCCGTGAGCGAGTACATGGACATAATGGATGCACTGCTGGAGCTGCAGCCCTCAGCCTCGGGCCAGCCCAGTGAACAGCCAGAAGAGGACGCCATGCTGGAGCCCCAGCAGGAGGGACTGGGCCCCGACCCAGACCTCCTGACTTACCTTGACGAGCTGTGCTCCCAAGATGACTTTGTCACCAAG GTGGAGGCCATCATCCACCCCCGATTCCTGGCAGAGCTCCTTTCACCAAATCCACAGCTGGATCTCGTGGCCCTAGCCCAAGAGCTGGACAAGGACAAGGACAAGGACAAGGACAAGGACAAGGAC